The nucleotide window CCAACGATCTCAAATTCAAGTGCCAGACACTCGCCGACGACGACGATCCTCCAGAAATCACCGTACTCGATTACGCACCGGAATCCTTCTGGCTCTCAAAAGACGCTGAATTCGACTGGTTCGATCGCAACGCCTTCTTAAACCGAAACGAATCAATCAAAGGAAACTCTAATCCGATCGTGAATCCGATCATAACTCCGAGTCCGTCGAACACAACTGCAAGTTCATTACAGATATCGGCGTTTTTGAAATCGAACGCAGCGCAGAAGAAGACGATTTACGTCGATTCGAAACGGAGAAACTGTAAACTTGCGAATATTTTGTTGTTTCCGAAACGATCGGATTCTATTGGTAAAGAGCCGGTTGAACCGTCGTCTCCGAAGGTGTCGTGTCTCGGTAGAGTTAGATCGAAGAGTTGTCATCGGCGCCGGAAGTTGAATAGACCGGCCGGTGAACCGGAAAAACCGGTTCGAGTGCAGAAAACCGGATTTATATCTTGTTTACGGTTGTTATTCGGATCTGGTTGTTATGGCGGTAGAAAAAGTAACAGATTAGTGACGGAAGTTAACGGAGCGTCGGAATATTCGAGAAGAAAGAATGTGACCGGTGATATGTTTAACGGGGAACCGGAAGTGACGATTGACCGCCGGTTTTAGGGGATGTGACTCGGTTGACGATGGGAGAGCTGGTTGAGTTGTTGAGTTAACTGATGGTCAACGGCCTGGTCAAGGTCGACGTGGCGTGGGTTTGTTAGGCTGGGGCCCACACTTGATAGTCGGCTAATGTGGCATGGTGAAATGTGCGAGCTGTAAAAGGTAAAAGTAAAACCGCCGGTTTTTACGGGTTATTTTCTTTTCTATTCTATTTAACGCCTTTATATTCTGTTGGGATGGTTGCATTGATTTCGATGGTGTTTATAGGTAGTGTGAGTAGGTTGAGATGGTATTTGAAGCATgatttttgaaatgtgtatattatatttatatttatatttatatttatatttatatttatatttatatttatatttatatttatatttagaggccggttaacgtacaaaatCCTTTAACGTATATTACGTACGTGATTCAGAATCAACATGTGAAATTGGGTTTATAACGTGCGACttccatttgttttttttttttcacatgcgatttccTTTTATTTAACAACATGCGATTTGCAGTTCATTACTCACGTGAGATTTCATTTTTTATAACATAACGTGTGATTTCCAGTTTATTACTCATTTACTCACATGCGATTTTCACTTTTTGTAAACACAACATGCGATTTAccatcgcgtacgtaatgtatgttaaggcatattgtacgatatactttttctttATATTTATACCTTCTGAAATGAGTATTTAAATAAATTTAAACGAAATGATAAAAATGTAAAAGAAGTGACTTTTATGTATCGGCGGACCAAAGAATTATATTCTGAGAATGCGAATGAGGGATTCAACCAAACTTTCAAGGGATGCTATCGGGTTTTTTGTCTATAAAATATACTATTTTTTTAAGAGGACGCCAACCCACCAACCATTTCACTTGGGTCCTCCCCTGCCTTACGGGGTCTAGAGGCAACTTTTTGAGACTAGTATAGATCTCATCTTTATAAACTCTATCAATAGCTTTTAACGATAAACGTATAATATAGTTGTTAATATAATTTTACTTGCAATAGATTTACAACTTGTATGGAAATTATATATTTGTACTTATTTCGGGCTCAGTAAAAGTAAAAGATATCAAGCTATCTTTAGTTATACAGGCATTTATTAACTTTACATTTATATGAAAGTATATAGCTGTAGCCCAATTTGAAACTAGGCCTTTCCCTCTAAATATAGTTGTTAATATAATTTTACTTGCAATAGATTTACTAGTTATATGGAAATTATATATCTGTACTCATTTCGGGTTCACTAAAAGATATCAAGCTATCTTTAGTTATATAGGCATTGTTAACTTTacatttatatgaaaatataaatatgTAGGCCGGTTTGAAACTAGGCCCTCCCCTCTAGGTATATGCCTCTACCAACTGGGCTAGCTTCACATTGACATATGAAACAATTGAAAGGTTCAAATCTTGCATTATGAAAATCAAAGTCTAATTATCATATATTTCAACCAAGTAAAGGTTTTAGCCCCTAAAATTCGTAAGGCGCTCAAATTATGGTTCTTCCTCCTTTGATTCCTAGATCATAGTCTTTTTTCACCTTCGTCAATGATTTCTTTTAGCTCATTCCACTAAAAAAATGTTGATGCTTCTAACATCATTAGGATGGAGGGAACGCTTCTTTCATGTATCCTAGCCCCCCTCCAATCCTGCATTGTCACCTCATTTTTACCCTAAACTACCTTAAATCCACAAAACACTGGTAGCACTCGTTTCAACCACCCTAGAACTTTTTTtaggttaaacggtctta belongs to Helianthus annuus cultivar XRQ/B chromosome 5, HanXRQr2.0-SUNRISE, whole genome shotgun sequence and includes:
- the LOC110942632 gene encoding uncharacterized protein LOC110942632, producing the protein MTQQDSQPQPEPPPNDLKFKCQTLADDDDPPEITVLDYAPESFWLSKDAEFDWFDRNAFLNRNESIKGNSNPIVNPIITPSPSNTTASSLQISAFLKSNAAQKKTIYVDSKRRNCKLANILLFPKRSDSIGKEPVEPSSPKVSCLGRVRSKSCHRRRKLNRPAGEPEKPVRVQKTGFISCLRLLFGSGCYGGRKSNRLVTEVNGASEYSRRKNVTGDMFNGEPEVTIDRRF